One window of Desulfobacca acetoxidans DSM 11109 genomic DNA carries:
- a CDS encoding endonuclease/exonuclease/phosphatase family protein, protein MRIMTFNLRFQNPLDGPNQWKFRKELVLETIWAYQPDLLAAQEVTIPQLDYLAANLTGYEPFIKHRNIDLTCQYPTIFFRSQTIVAGAGNEFWLSETPEVHRSKSWESAFPRMVTYGSFREVDRDLWFCFADTHLDHVSALARQKAATMLREFFLQLNQPAILAGDFNDHPQSSVHRVLARGDSPFRDSWEVLGHFEEGVSTQHKFDGEFFGGRIDWILITEPFRLKAAEIITYNQAKQYPSDHFPYYVEVNY, encoded by the coding sequence ATGCGCATCATGACGTTTAATCTGCGATTTCAAAATCCCCTTGATGGTCCCAACCAATGGAAGTTTCGGAAAGAGCTGGTGCTGGAAACCATCTGGGCCTATCAGCCTGATCTGTTGGCCGCCCAGGAGGTGACTATTCCGCAGTTGGACTATCTGGCGGCGAACCTGACGGGATATGAACCTTTCATTAAACACCGCAATATTGATCTAACCTGCCAGTATCCAACGATTTTTTTCCGATCCCAGACCATTGTTGCCGGAGCAGGGAATGAATTCTGGCTGTCTGAGACCCCCGAAGTGCATCGCAGTAAGAGTTGGGAGAGCGCCTTCCCGCGCATGGTCACTTATGGATCCTTTCGAGAAGTGGACCGTGATCTGTGGTTTTGTTTTGCCGATACCCATTTAGATCACGTTTCCGCTTTGGCGCGGCAGAAAGCGGCGACTATGCTGCGGGAGTTTTTCCTGCAACTAAACCAGCCAGCCATTTTGGCGGGAGATTTCAATGACCATCCGCAATCGTCCGTGCACCGCGTTTTAGCCCGAGGGGACAGCCCGTTCCGGGATAGTTGGGAGGTCTTGGGTCATTTCGAAGAAGGGGTCTCCACGCAACATAAATTTGACGGCGAATTCTTTGGCGGCAGGATCGATTGGATTCTGATAACCGAGCCTTTTCGCTTGAAAGCCGCAGAAATTATCACGTATAATCAAGCCAAGCAGTATCCCTCGGATCATTTCCCCTACTATGTTGAAGTGAATTATTAG
- a CDS encoding deoxyguanosinetriphosphate triphosphohydrolase family protein, protein MASDLRTLRDQLERREDEELSPYAARSRQAIRRRYEEKIDFGHRQNYAIDTDRILHSRAYTRYIDKTQVFYLIDHEHISHRVLHVQLVSKIARTIGRYLRLNEDLLEAIALGHDIGHPPFGHDGEAILSRLCQEHGIGPFLHSVQGVRFLDEIEKKGRGLNLSLQVLDGILCHDGEMHLERLAPDREKNFADFTREIELKQSDPGQNLKPMTLEGCVVRLADTISYIGRDLEDAILLKLIRRQDLPSLVQDRLGQTNGTIVYTLVTDLISNSMNKNYVCYSREVGEALRCLKEFNYRYIYQDSRIKAQTAKIESLCGALFCRFLQDVKQNRQDSPIWVDFLLNMEDRYFHNHQPAQMVRDFLASMTDAYFLRQSQELFFPRNIVVPFA, encoded by the coding sequence ATGGCATCTGATCTGAGAACCCTGCGTGACCAGTTGGAGCGGCGTGAGGATGAGGAGTTATCGCCCTACGCGGCCAGGAGCCGGCAGGCCATCCGGCGCCGATACGAGGAGAAGATCGATTTCGGGCACCGTCAGAATTATGCCATCGATACTGACCGCATTCTGCACTCCCGGGCTTATACGCGCTATATAGACAAGACCCAGGTTTTCTATCTCATCGATCATGAGCACATCAGCCACCGGGTGCTGCACGTCCAGTTGGTCTCGAAGATTGCCCGTACTATCGGCCGTTACCTGCGCCTGAATGAGGATCTGTTGGAGGCCATCGCCCTCGGGCATGACATCGGTCATCCTCCTTTTGGCCATGACGGTGAAGCCATACTCTCGCGGCTCTGCCAGGAGCATGGAATCGGCCCATTTCTGCATAGTGTGCAAGGTGTTCGCTTTCTGGATGAGATTGAAAAAAAAGGTCGGGGGTTGAACCTGAGCCTGCAGGTTTTAGATGGCATCCTCTGTCACGACGGTGAAATGCACCTGGAGCGCCTGGCTCCGGATCGGGAAAAGAATTTTGCTGACTTTACCCGCGAAATTGAACTGAAACAGAGCGACCCCGGGCAGAATCTGAAGCCCATGACCCTCGAGGGCTGCGTCGTCCGCCTGGCCGATACTATCAGCTATATCGGCCGCGATCTCGAGGACGCCATCCTCCTCAAACTCATCCGGCGCCAGGATCTGCCTTCTCTGGTTCAGGATCGCCTGGGTCAGACCAATGGGACTATCGTCTACACTCTGGTAACCGATCTCATCAGCAATAGTATGAACAAGAATTACGTCTGTTACAGTCGGGAGGTCGGCGAGGCCTTGCGTTGTTTAAAAGAATTCAATTATCGCTATATCTATCAGGATTCCCGCATCAAAGCCCAGACGGCCAAGATTGAATCACTCTGCGGGGCGCTTTTCTGCCGTTTTTTACAGGATGTTAAGCAGAACCGGCAGGATTCGCCCATCTGGGTGGATTTCCTCCTTAACATGGAAGATAGGTATTTCCATAATCATCAACCGGCCCAGATGGTCCGGGATTTTCTGGCCTCAATGACGGACGCCTATTTTTTGCGGCAGAGTCAGGAGCTCTTTTTCCCCCGGAATATTGTGGTGCCGTTTGCATAA
- a CDS encoding DNA-methyltransferase: MKKGSRTSRFGTNVRINHDSSDYYGSRMYSELPPHNGEDSISDNDFPVPYENQIIAHSSENMVEIPDNSLHLMITSPPYNVTKEYDENLSLEEYLQLLRMVFSETYRVLVNGGRACVNIANLGRRPYLPLSDFISTMMIDIGFRMRGEIIWNKGAGAGVSMAWGSWQSASNPVLRDVHEYIMVFSKGAFMRQKPENRENTISREQFMEWTKSVWTMNPESAKKVEHPAPFPVELPYRLIQLYTFKGDVILDPFMGSGTTGIAALKADRKYIGYENNPKYVKLAEERIAPYKLQMKLGI; the protein is encoded by the coding sequence ATGAAAAAAGGTTCCAGGACCAGCAGATTTGGTACCAATGTTAGAATCAACCATGACTCCTCAGATTATTATGGCTCCCGGATGTATTCGGAATTGCCTCCCCATAATGGTGAGGATTCTATCTCCGACAATGATTTCCCTGTGCCATATGAGAACCAGATTATTGCACACAGTTCCGAGAATATGGTTGAAATTCCCGACAATTCACTGCACCTAATGATTACTTCCCCCCCTTATAATGTAACCAAAGAATATGACGAGAATTTATCTCTTGAAGAATACCTCCAATTATTACGAATGGTTTTTTCCGAAACGTATCGGGTGCTGGTTAATGGGGGCAGGGCTTGTGTCAATATCGCAAATTTAGGACGGCGGCCATATCTTCCTCTATCCGATTTTATCTCTACAATGATGATTGACATCGGCTTCCGAATGCGTGGAGAAATTATCTGGAACAAGGGAGCAGGTGCGGGTGTTTCTATGGCCTGGGGCAGTTGGCAATCCGCCTCAAACCCTGTTTTGCGAGATGTGCATGAATACATCATGGTTTTTTCAAAAGGCGCTTTCATGCGCCAGAAGCCGGAGAACAGAGAAAATACCATCTCCAGAGAGCAATTTATGGAATGGACAAAATCAGTGTGGACGATGAACCCGGAGTCAGCCAAAAAAGTAGAGCATCCGGCACCGTTCCCGGTAGAATTACCCTATCGCCTCATTCAACTTTATACTTTCAAAGGGGATGTGATCCTAGACCCTTTTATGGGCAGCGGCACAACGGGCATTGCTGCTCTAAAGGCTGACAGAAAATACATCGGATATGAAAACAATCCAAAGTATGTAAAATTGGCTGAAGAGAGGATTGCGCCTTATAAGTTGCAGATGAAGTTGGGTATTTAA
- a CDS encoding antibiotic biosynthesis monooxygenase family protein, with amino-acid sequence MIKVIMERTIKGRNVSEIVRLLRMLRVKAMQQPGYISGETLHAIDDPNSYLVISTWENLKDWEAWFNNPERQKLQAELDKYLEVPTNMRIFTY; translated from the coding sequence ATGATTAAAGTCATTATGGAGCGCACCATCAAAGGCAGAAATGTGAGTGAGATCGTCCGGCTCCTGAGGATGCTCAGGGTTAAGGCGATGCAGCAGCCGGGCTATATCTCCGGTGAGACCCTGCACGCCATCGACGATCCCAACAGCTACCTGGTAATCAGCACATGGGAAAATCTCAAGGATTGGGAAGCCTGGTTCAACAACCCGGAACGCCAGAAGCTGCAGGCGGAATTGGACAAATATCTGGAAGTGCCGACAAACATGCGAATCTTCACGTATTGA
- a CDS encoding tyrosine recombinase XerC, with protein sequence MTGNRGSQQETSVSPCPFHLETPSRKYYGQKMNISGSETPQGETDRTLLDFSRHLRIERSLAAHTVRNYLSDIGQFMEFWNYRRPGHSLGELTYQDLRAFLAERHRLNCKTSIARKLAALRTFCKFLTRQGLLSHNIAALTPTPKLEARLPKFLTIDEVFHLLEQTWGQTVLAVRDRAILELFYSGGLRVAELVGLNLDNLDLPQHLAKVRGKGGKERLVIIGRQALQTLNSYLLVRRELITPDSPVSGREAVFLNYRGGRLTSRSVARLVEKWAIKAGLGQPLSPHGLRHTFATHLLEGKADLRAVQELLGHAQLSTTQKYLHVNLDYLMEVYDKAHPRK encoded by the coding sequence TTGACTGGCAACCGGGGATCGCAGCAGGAGACATCCGTTTCACCCTGCCCCTTTCACCTCGAAACCCCGAGCCGAAAATATTATGGCCAAAAGATGAACATTTCCGGTAGTGAAACCCCGCAGGGCGAAACCGACAGGACCTTGTTGGATTTTTCCCGTCACCTGCGGATAGAGCGGTCTCTAGCAGCCCACACGGTTCGTAATTACCTCAGTGACATCGGCCAGTTTATGGAATTCTGGAACTACCGCCGGCCGGGGCACTCACTGGGAGAATTGACGTATCAGGACCTACGGGCTTTTTTGGCCGAGCGGCATCGGCTGAACTGCAAGACCTCTATAGCCCGCAAACTGGCGGCGTTGCGCACCTTCTGCAAGTTTCTGACCCGCCAGGGTCTGCTCTCCCACAACATCGCCGCCTTGACCCCCACGCCGAAGTTAGAGGCCCGGTTGCCAAAGTTTCTGACCATCGACGAAGTCTTTCACCTATTGGAGCAGACCTGGGGGCAGACGGTGTTAGCAGTGCGGGACCGGGCTATCCTGGAGCTCTTTTATTCTGGCGGGCTGCGGGTGGCGGAGCTGGTAGGTCTGAACCTGGACAACCTTGATCTGCCACAGCATCTGGCCAAAGTACGGGGCAAGGGCGGCAAAGAGAGGTTGGTCATTATCGGCCGCCAGGCCCTGCAGACCCTGAACTCCTATCTGCTGGTCCGGCGGGAACTCATAACCCCCGATTCTCCGGTCTCCGGGCGGGAGGCGGTCTTTCTTAACTACCGGGGTGGTCGTTTGACGAGCAGGAGCGTGGCCCGGCTAGTTGAAAAATGGGCGATAAAAGCCGGTTTGGGCCAACCCCTGTCGCCTCACGGTCTGCGGCATACCTTCGCCACCCACCTGTTGGAGGGCAAGGCCGACCTCAGAGCGGTGCAGGAGCTCCTCGGCCATGCCCAACTTTCCACCACGCAGAAGTATCTGCACGTTAATCTGGATTATCTGATGGAGGTGTATGATAAGGCGCACCCGCGGAAGTGA
- the hslV gene encoding ATP-dependent protease subunit HslV translates to MKIKDREPLFRGTTILAVRRDGKVAVAGDGQVTLNNTVMKHRARKVRKIYNGKIIVGFAGATADALSLLERFESKLEKHQGNLTRAVVELAKDWRTDKILRRLEALLLVVDRDNFFLLSGSGDVIEPDDEVMAIGSGGAYAQAAAQALVQHTTMSAEEICREAMQIAAGLCIFTNNQLTLEEL, encoded by the coding sequence ATGAAGATCAAAGACCGAGAACCGCTCTTTCGGGGAACAACGATTCTGGCAGTACGCCGGGACGGGAAAGTCGCCGTGGCCGGGGATGGCCAGGTGACCTTGAACAACACCGTCATGAAACATCGGGCCCGGAAGGTTCGCAAGATTTACAACGGCAAGATCATCGTCGGCTTCGCCGGAGCCACCGCCGACGCCTTGAGTCTGTTGGAGCGTTTTGAATCCAAGCTCGAGAAGCATCAGGGCAACCTGACCCGGGCCGTCGTGGAGTTGGCCAAGGATTGGCGCACCGATAAAATCCTGCGGCGGCTGGAGGCCCTGCTCCTGGTAGTGGACCGTGACAACTTTTTCCTGCTCTCCGGTTCCGGCGACGTCATTGAGCCGGATGATGAGGTCATGGCCATCGGCTCCGGCGGCGCCTATGCCCAGGCCGCAGCTCAGGCGCTGGTGCAGCACACCACCATGAGCGCCGAGGAGATCTGTCGTGAGGCGATGCAGATTGCCGCAGGATTATGTATTTTTACCAACAATCAACTCACTCTTGAGGAGCTGTAG
- the hslU gene encoding ATP-dependent protease ATPase subunit HslU, with protein MVIEISQALLPVNEPPRGDHLTPREIVAELDKYIIGQADAKRSVAIALRNRWRRQQIPEGLRDEIAPKNIIMIGPTGVGKTEIARRLAKLAQSPFLKIEATKFTEVGYVGRDVESMIRDLMELAVNMVKAEAREQVKAKAEEVVEERLLDILLPGASKPIAEVAEPNRTGVDPTREKMRQLLRQGRLDERFIDLEVSQRNIPIVEIFSNAGIEEMDINFKEMFGNIFPSRTKQRKVKISEARDILMQEEAQRLIDMDRVVNEARRKVEQSGIIFLDEIDKIVGRDHARGPDVSREGVQRDLLPIVEGSTVTTKHGMVRTDHILFIASGAFHTSKPADLIPEMQGRFPIRVELQSLGVEEFKRILTEPQNALIKQYRALMATEGIELDFDPDAIKEIAVLATQVNERTENIGARRLHTVMEKLLEDISFHAPEWQQGTITITADYVRERLSDLVGDQDLSRYIL; from the coding sequence ATGGTTATTGAAATAAGCCAGGCTTTGTTACCCGTTAACGAACCGCCGCGGGGCGATCACCTGACCCCCCGGGAGATCGTCGCCGAGTTGGATAAATATATCATCGGCCAGGCCGACGCCAAGCGGTCGGTGGCTATCGCCCTGCGCAACCGCTGGCGCCGCCAGCAAATCCCCGAGGGTCTGCGGGATGAGATTGCCCCCAAAAACATCATCATGATCGGCCCCACCGGCGTCGGCAAAACCGAAATTGCCCGCCGGTTGGCCAAGCTGGCGCAATCGCCTTTTCTCAAAATCGAGGCTACCAAATTCACTGAAGTAGGCTATGTGGGTCGGGACGTGGAGTCCATGATCCGCGACCTGATGGAGCTGGCAGTAAATATGGTGAAGGCCGAAGCGCGGGAACAGGTCAAGGCCAAGGCCGAGGAAGTGGTAGAGGAGAGACTGCTGGATATCCTGCTACCCGGCGCCTCTAAACCGATTGCCGAGGTTGCAGAGCCGAACCGAACCGGGGTGGACCCCACCCGCGAAAAAATGCGGCAGCTGCTCCGGCAGGGCCGCCTGGATGAGCGCTTTATCGATCTGGAGGTCAGTCAACGGAACATCCCCATTGTGGAGATCTTTTCCAACGCTGGCATCGAGGAGATGGACATCAATTTTAAAGAGATGTTCGGCAATATCTTCCCGTCCCGGACCAAACAGCGGAAAGTCAAAATTTCGGAAGCCCGTGATATCCTTATGCAGGAAGAGGCACAGCGCCTTATCGATATGGACCGGGTGGTAAACGAGGCGCGGCGCAAAGTGGAACAGAGCGGCATCATCTTTCTGGATGAGATCGACAAGATCGTCGGCCGGGATCACGCCCGCGGGCCGGACGTCTCCCGGGAAGGGGTACAGCGAGACCTTCTCCCCATTGTCGAAGGCTCCACCGTCACTACCAAACACGGCATGGTGCGCACTGACCATATCCTTTTTATTGCCTCGGGGGCTTTTCACACCTCCAAACCGGCCGACCTCATTCCCGAAATGCAGGGCCGCTTCCCCATCCGGGTGGAACTTCAGTCCCTAGGGGTAGAAGAATTTAAACGCATCCTGACCGAACCCCAGAACGCCCTGATTAAACAATACCGGGCCTTGATGGCCACGGAGGGCATCGAGCTGGATTTCGACCCCGACGCCATCAAAGAGATCGCCGTCCTGGCCACGCAGGTCAACGAGCGCACCGAAAACATCGGCGCCCGGCGGCTGCACACGGTAATGGAGAAACTGCTGGAAGACATCTCCTTCCACGCCCCCGAATGGCAGCAGGGCACCATCACCATCACCGCCGACTACGTGCGCGAACGCCTGTCCGACCTGGTGGGGGATCAGGACTTGAGTAGATATATTCTCTAG
- a CDS encoding four helix bundle protein codes for MVIKSNSYRDLEVWRKAITLAKNIYELTDAFPKKEMFGLSSQLTRNGVSVASNIAEGQARNSRREFLYFLNISLGSLAEIETQITIAKEIGYLSDEIQNRLFLLTDELTGMIKGLMNHLKQNI; via the coding sequence ATGGTCATAAAGTCAAACTCCTATAGAGACCTGGAAGTTTGGAGGAAGGCAATTACTCTAGCCAAAAATATTTATGAATTAACCGATGCGTTTCCTAAAAAAGAAATGTTTGGCCTGAGTAGCCAGCTAACGAGGAATGGCGTTTCGGTAGCGTCGAATATAGCTGAAGGACAGGCCAGAAATTCCAGAAGGGAGTTTTTATATTTTTTGAATATATCTTTGGGATCATTGGCAGAAATAGAAACTCAAATCACTATTGCTAAAGAAATAGGTTATCTCTCTGACGAGATTCAGAACCGATTATTTTTATTAACCGATGAGTTAACGGGAATGATAAAAGGTTTGATGAATCATCTCAAACAGAACATCTAA
- the argB gene encoding acetylglutamate kinase, producing MQEWIKKADVLIEALPYMRRFQGQTLVIKYGGHAMKDEDLKRGFAQDIVLLKYLGLNPVVVHGGGPQISQTLKRMGIESRFIEGMRVTDGETMNVVEMVLVGKVNKEIVSLINTAGGRAVGLSGKDGQLIRAQKMHLYRPRGDEEPPEIIDIGMVGEVTAIQTGVIETLQASNFIPVIAPVGVGKEGETYNINADLVASQVAGALKAAKLILLTDVEGVLDPEGNVLSTLTRVDVLDGLDREIITGGMIPKVNCCLEALRNGVAKAHIINGRTPHSVLLEIFTDQGIGTQIICQ from the coding sequence ATGCAGGAATGGATCAAAAAAGCCGACGTCCTCATCGAAGCCCTGCCCTATATGCGGCGGTTTCAGGGGCAGACGCTGGTGATCAAATACGGCGGTCATGCCATGAAGGACGAAGACCTGAAGCGGGGTTTCGCCCAGGACATTGTGCTGCTGAAGTATTTGGGACTGAACCCGGTGGTGGTGCATGGCGGCGGGCCACAGATCAGCCAGACCCTGAAGCGCATGGGTATCGAATCCCGTTTTATTGAGGGCATGCGGGTCACCGACGGCGAGACCATGAACGTGGTGGAAATGGTGCTGGTCGGTAAGGTGAATAAAGAGATCGTCAGCCTGATCAATACCGCCGGCGGCCGCGCCGTGGGGCTCTCCGGTAAAGACGGACAGCTCATCCGGGCTCAAAAGATGCACCTCTACCGGCCTCGGGGGGACGAAGAGCCGCCCGAGATCATCGATATCGGCATGGTGGGAGAGGTGACCGCCATCCAGACGGGGGTCATTGAAACCCTGCAGGCCAGCAATTTTATCCCGGTGATTGCGCCGGTGGGCGTCGGGAAAGAGGGCGAAACCTATAATATCAACGCCGATCTGGTAGCTTCACAGGTTGCTGGGGCCCTGAAAGCCGCCAAATTGATCCTATTAACGGATGTCGAAGGCGTCCTCGATCCCGAAGGCAACGTCTTATCCACCCTCACCCGGGTCGATGTCCTGGACGGCCTCGACCGGGAGATCATCACCGGCGGCATGATACCCAAGGTCAATTGTTGTCTGGAGGCGCTTAGGAACGGGGTGGCCAAGGCCCATATCATCAATGGCCGCACACCGCATTCGGTATTGTTGGAGATTTTCACCGATCAGGGTATTGGTACCCAAATCATCTGCCAGTAA